The proteins below are encoded in one region of Bosea sp. BIWAKO-01:
- the cobD gene encoding threonine-phosphate decarboxylase CobD, translating to MAEAAGKVWHGGDLAQAKALFPEAPEPWIDLSTGINPIPYPVPELPLSLWQRLPGVRDEAALLAAARETYRVPETAGIVAAPGTQILIELLPRLASIGPVAVIGPTYAEHAVAWRKAEMDVRESATPAEVGGAGVVVLVNPNNPDGRVIERAQLTAVARDLAGRGGLLVIDEAFIDFMPEASLIPDLPPATLILRSFGKTYGLAGLRLGFAIGEVRLTEVLRAALGPWAVAGPALHIGAQALGDSDWLAAASGARASDAARLDALLASRGVIVGGTSLFRLLATPDAPALFAHLGRHGIYVRRFQNNASWLRLGLPGDEASWQRLATALASFLPPCAA from the coding sequence ATGGCTGAGGCGGCGGGCAAGGTCTGGCATGGTGGCGATCTGGCGCAGGCGAAGGCGCTGTTCCCGGAGGCGCCCGAGCCATGGATCGATCTTTCGACCGGGATCAATCCCATCCCCTATCCGGTTCCCGAGCTGCCGTTAAGCCTCTGGCAGCGCCTGCCGGGAGTGCGGGACGAGGCGGCATTGCTTGCTGCGGCCCGCGAGACGTACCGGGTGCCCGAGACGGCCGGCATCGTCGCGGCGCCCGGCACTCAGATACTGATCGAACTGCTGCCGCGTCTTGCGAGCATCGGGCCGGTCGCCGTGATCGGTCCGACCTATGCCGAACATGCGGTGGCCTGGCGCAAGGCGGAGATGGACGTGCGGGAGAGCGCAACGCCCGCGGAGGTAGGCGGCGCGGGCGTGGTCGTGCTGGTCAATCCGAATAATCCCGATGGGCGGGTGATCGAGCGCGCGCAACTCACGGCGGTTGCGCGCGACCTGGCCGGACGAGGCGGGTTGCTCGTCATTGACGAGGCCTTCATCGATTTCATGCCCGAGGCGAGTCTGATCCCGGATCTGCCACCGGCGACGCTGATCCTGCGCTCCTTTGGCAAGACCTACGGGCTCGCCGGCTTGCGTCTGGGTTTCGCGATCGGCGAGGTGCGCCTGACGGAGGTCTTGCGGGCGGCGCTCGGTCCCTGGGCCGTCGCGGGGCCGGCGCTTCATATCGGGGCGCAGGCGCTCGGTGACTCGGACTGGCTCGCGGCGGCCTCTGGTGCCCGGGCCAGCGATGCCGCCCGTCTTGATGCCCTGCTGGCGTCGCGAGGTGTGATTGTCGGCGGCACCTCCCTGTTCAGGCTGTTGGCGACGCCGGACGCACCGGCACTCTTCGCCCATCTCGGCCGCCACGGGATCTATGTCCGTCGCTTTCAGAACAACGCGAGCTGGCTACGGCTTGGCTTGCCCGGCGACGAGGCGTCCTGGCAGAGGCTCGCCACTGCGCTGGCATCCTTCCTGCCTCCTTGCGCCGCCTAG
- the cbiB gene encoding adenosylcobinamide-phosphate synthase CbiB yields MSLSDSLPLLAAALIIEAGFGYPQGLYALIGHPVTWIGALISWLDRMLNRESASFMVRKAAGSLALALLLAATFAITWALTLLCRGLGPLGWLPLALLASSLIAQRSLHEHVARVAEGLERDGLAGGRAAVSMIVGRNPETLDEAGVSRAAIESLAENFSDGIVAPALWLGVGGLPGGALYKAINTADSMIGHKTPRHLAFGWAAARLDDLVNLPASRLTALLLTAAAALDRRSDSANAWRAVRRDARHHRSPNAGWPEAAMAGALGLRLAGPRVYGDVRIDDGWMGDGRAEADAADIRRALALYRRACLLLWGLAVAGAVTALAL; encoded by the coding sequence ATGAGCCTGTCCGATTCCCTGCCGCTTCTCGCCGCCGCGCTGATCATCGAGGCGGGATTCGGCTATCCCCAGGGCTTGTATGCGCTGATCGGCCATCCCGTCACCTGGATCGGTGCGCTGATCTCCTGGCTCGACCGGATGCTCAATCGCGAGAGCGCCTCCTTCATGGTGCGGAAGGCGGCCGGCAGCCTCGCCCTCGCGCTGCTGCTTGCCGCCACATTCGCCATCACATGGGCGCTGACCCTGCTCTGCCGCGGCCTCGGCCCGCTTGGCTGGCTACCGCTCGCACTGCTCGCCTCCAGCCTGATCGCACAGCGCAGCCTGCACGAGCATGTCGCGCGCGTCGCCGAAGGGCTGGAGCGGGATGGCCTCGCCGGCGGTCGCGCGGCCGTTTCGATGATTGTCGGCCGCAACCCCGAAACCCTCGACGAAGCCGGGGTTTCCCGCGCGGCGATTGAAAGCCTTGCCGAGAATTTCTCGGACGGGATCGTCGCTCCGGCCCTCTGGCTCGGCGTCGGCGGCCTGCCGGGCGGCGCGCTCTACAAGGCGATCAATACCGCCGATTCGATGATCGGCCACAAGACACCGCGCCATCTCGCTTTCGGCTGGGCGGCGGCGCGTCTCGACGACCTCGTCAACCTTCCCGCCTCTCGTCTCACCGCGCTGCTGCTGACCGCAGCCGCCGCACTCGACCGAAGGTCAGACTCCGCCAATGCGTGGCGAGCTGTCCGACGCGATGCCCGCCATCATCGTTCGCCCAATGCCGGTTGGCCGGAAGCCGCGATGGCGGGTGCGCTCGGCCTCCGGCTGGCGGGGCCTCGCGTTTATGGCGATGTCAGGATCGATGACGGCTGGATGGGGGACGGCCGGGCCGAAGCGGACGCGGCGGATATCCGGCGGGCGCTCGCTCTCTATCGGAGGGCGTGCCTGCTCCTGTGGGGGCTCGCCGTTGCGGGGGCCGTCACCGCGCTCGCCCTCTAG
- the cobO gene encoding cob(I)yrinic acid a,c-diamide adenosyltransferase, with translation MTIDADEAARHKAKMEKRKAVQDAEVAAKTIEKGLLIVNTGPGKGKSTAAFGLILRALGHDWRVGVVQFIKGAWATGERKALDAFGDRIVWHTMGEGFTWETQDKARDIAAAERAFAKAKALMDDPEIRLLVLDELNIALRYDYLPLAEVVETLASRRPDLHIVVTGRNAKPELIAVADLVTEMTLVKHHFAAGVKAQAGIEF, from the coding sequence ATGACGATCGATGCTGACGAGGCCGCCCGCCACAAGGCCAAGATGGAAAAACGCAAGGCGGTGCAGGACGCCGAGGTCGCCGCCAAGACGATCGAAAAGGGACTCCTGATCGTCAATACGGGACCAGGCAAGGGCAAGTCGACTGCCGCCTTCGGATTGATTCTGCGGGCTCTCGGCCATGACTGGCGCGTCGGGGTGGTGCAGTTCATCAAGGGCGCCTGGGCGACGGGTGAACGCAAGGCGCTCGACGCCTTCGGCGATCGCATCGTCTGGCACACGATGGGCGAAGGCTTCACCTGGGAAACGCAGGACAAGGCCCGCGACATCGCGGCTGCCGAGCGCGCCTTCGCCAAGGCGAAGGCGTTGATGGACGATCCGGAGATACGCCTGCTCGTGCTCGACGAGCTCAATATCGCGCTGCGCTACGACTATCTGCCGCTGGCTGAGGTGGTCGAGACATTGGCGAGCCGGCGCCCCGATCTGCACATCGTCGTCACCGGCCGCAATGCCAAGCCCGAGTTGATCGCCGTCGCAGACCTCGTCACCGAGATGACGCTGGTCAAGCACCACTTCGCGGCAGGCGTGAAGGCACAGGCAGGGATCGAATTCTGA
- the cobU gene encoding bifunctional adenosylcobinamide kinase/adenosylcobinamide-phosphate guanylyltransferase: MAVAAILSPLTLVLGGARSGKSRHAEALIEMVPAPWIYLATAQAYDDEMRARIVEHRARRSKEWMTVDAPLELAEAIRAVPAGQPVLVDCLTLWLTNVMLAEQDVAAAGRGLVEACVAARGPVVLVSNEVGLGIVPENALARRFRDEAGRLHQMLAARADRVIFMVAGLPMQVK, encoded by the coding sequence TTGGCAGTGGCAGCGATCCTTTCCCCTCTCACCCTCGTTCTGGGCGGCGCCCGCTCCGGCAAGAGCCGCCATGCCGAGGCCCTGATCGAGATGGTGCCGGCGCCATGGATCTATCTCGCCACGGCGCAGGCCTATGACGATGAGATGCGCGCCCGGATTGTCGAGCACCGCGCCCGCCGGTCGAAGGAGTGGATGACCGTCGATGCTCCGCTGGAGCTGGCGGAGGCGATCCGCGCGGTTCCCGCGGGGCAACCCGTTCTGGTGGACTGCCTGACGCTCTGGCTGACCAACGTGATGCTGGCGGAGCAGGATGTGGCGGCTGCAGGCCGAGGACTGGTCGAGGCCTGCGTCGCGGCGCGAGGCCCTGTGGTCCTGGTCTCCAACGAGGTCGGGCTCGGTATCGTGCCTGAGAATGCGCTCGCCCGACGGTTCCGCGACGAGGCGGGGCGGCTGCACCAGATGCTTGCGGCGCGGGCCGACCGGGTGATCTTCATGGTCGCCGGTCTGCCGATGCAGGTGAAATGA
- a CDS encoding D-2-hydroxyacid dehydrogenase, whose protein sequence is MTSWPQETELTIGFAHAAYQLGAEFAARGRPARSFEVRSFEELKARAPEADVLVVSGLWRNELIAACPRLRFVQSISAGTDQFDKPAFATAGIRLASAQGGNERAVAEHAMALILGLTRQIHLARDNQMAKHWRPMIGDRARREDELGGKTMVVVGLGRIGLRLARLAAAFGLRIIGVRRSERAEPGIDAIVATDKLGTVLAEADIVALTCPLTPETEGLIGREALAAMRPGSLLINVARGRVVDEAALLEALGSGRLAGAGLDCFHDEPLPPASPFWGLPNVIVTPHSAGETRAYEANVVDILLDNLDRLARGDAELRNQIV, encoded by the coding sequence ATGACGTCTTGGCCGCAGGAAACTGAACTCACGATCGGCTTCGCGCATGCCGCCTACCAGCTCGGAGCGGAGTTCGCTGCGCGGGGGCGCCCCGCGAGGAGCTTTGAGGTTCGCAGCTTCGAGGAACTCAAGGCGCGCGCACCCGAAGCCGATGTCCTCGTCGTCTCCGGTCTCTGGCGCAACGAGCTGATCGCTGCCTGCCCGCGCCTGCGTTTCGTCCAGTCGATCAGCGCCGGCACGGATCAGTTCGATAAGCCCGCCTTCGCCACGGCGGGCATTCGCCTCGCCAGTGCGCAAGGGGGCAATGAGCGCGCCGTTGCCGAGCACGCCATGGCGCTCATCCTGGGCCTCACCCGTCAGATCCATCTCGCTCGCGACAACCAGATGGCAAAGCACTGGCGGCCTATGATCGGCGATCGCGCCCGGCGCGAGGACGAGCTCGGCGGCAAGACGATGGTCGTTGTCGGCCTTGGACGGATCGGCCTGCGTTTGGCGAGGTTGGCTGCGGCCTTCGGTCTGCGCATCATCGGCGTGCGCCGCAGCGAGCGGGCCGAGCCCGGCATCGACGCGATTGTGGCGACGGACAAGCTGGGCACGGTACTGGCCGAGGCCGACATCGTTGCGTTGACCTGTCCGCTGACGCCCGAGACCGAAGGACTGATCGGCCGCGAGGCGCTTGCCGCGATGCGTCCGGGCTCTCTCCTGATCAATGTTGCGCGTGGCCGCGTCGTCGACGAGGCGGCGCTGCTGGAGGCACTGGGCTCGGGGCGCCTGGCTGGCGCCGGGCTCGACTGCTTCCATGACGAGCCGCTCCCGCCGGCCTCACCCTTCTGGGGCCTGCCGAACGTCATCGTCACCCCGCACAGCGCCGGCGAGACGCGCGCCTATGAGGCGAATGTCGTCGACATCCTCCTCGACAATCTCGACCGGCTGGCGCGTGGCGACGCTGAGTTGCGCAACCAGATCGTTTAG